CGGGCCGCTTTATCCATTATACCGATTCTTTCAAGCAGATTAACGAGAAGAATACCCCCTAGCACGAGCGGCGTTGCCTCAAAGAAAAAATCTTTTATGCGGAACCATAGTTTGCTGCGCCATGCTTTCATCGAGGGGAGGCGGTATGGCGGGATCTCTATGATAAGTTCGGGGCTGTAGCCCTTCAGCGTGAGGTGCATAATGCGTCCAAGTATAAGCCAGACGCAGAAGAGCACACCATAGACCGCAGCTATGTATATAAGCCCGAATTTTCCAAGAGTGGCGGAGAGCATTGCCTGTATAGAAACACATGGGACGCCGACAGAGATAAGTGTTGCTGCAATAAAGCGTTCACGTTCGGATTCGAGTATCCGCGTTCCGAGTATCCCCGGTACGTTGCAGCCAAAGCCAAGGAGTGTGGGGATTATAGCATAGCCGTGGATCCCGAATTTGTGGAGCAGCGCATCAAAGACGACGGCAAGACGCGGAAGGTAGCCGACGTCCTCAAGGAAGCTGAGTCCGGCGTAGAATGCGATGATATATGGCAGCACCATCCCAAATTCTACATAAATCCCTGTCGACAGGACTCCCAGGCTTTGTTCAAAGTCGATCGACCCGTTGATGAGCTTGCCTATAAGTATGTCCCGCATGTACCCGTCTCCGAGTAATGCACTCAGTTTTTCAAGCAGAGGCAGCCACAATTTTTCAAAAATCGGGTCTGTAACATAGCTGATCATCCCCTCCCCAACGAAGCGTATCGCTGTAAAGCCAACGGCAAGGACAAGCAGACCGAGCAGCCCTCCTATGACCGGACGCGCCGACATGTCCTCCGCCTTGTCCATCATAGTATGATGTCGGTGTGTTACAGTCTGTACCCTATCAATGATCTCTCCGATCACTTGCCAGCGTTTTTCTTTTGACATCGGTTTGAAATGGCTGGGGCGGGCTTCGTCCAGTTTTGCCACTAAATTGCCGAGCCCCTGCCCTGTGACTGCTACTGTCGGTACTATCGGCACTCCGAGCTCAAGCTCGAGTTGCGGGATGTTTATCAGTATTCCGCGATGCCGCGCCTCGTCGGCCATATTAAGCGCGACGATCACCGGCAGGCCATGTTCGAGCACCTGCAGTGCCAACACCAGGTTGCGTTCGAGCGCAGTTGCGTCGATGACCATGATTACCCTGTCCGCTCCCTCTTCGAGTATCCTGCGTGCAATTTCCTCCGCCTCGTTTGTAGGGTCGAGGGTATATGCGCCGGGGACGTCGATGAGACTGGCACATGTGCCTCCGTACTTCATCTTCCCCTCTGTGAAGCCCACTGTTGTTCCGGGATAGTTTGATGAAAGAGCGTGCACGCCTGTCAGATGCGAGAAAAATACGCTTTTGCCGACGTTGGGATTGCCCATGAGCAATATGCGCTGAGATTTTGTATCTCTGCCGGGGCAGGATTTTCCCCCCTCAAAACAGAGACGGCAGTCGCGGCAGCTCATATAAACCTCTGCCAGATGCTGCTTTTTTCGTTGATATCCGATTTTGCGGAAGTGGGAGCTTCTACTTCTATCTGTGCTGCAATGCCGTGTGCAACGGCGAAATGACGTCCGTCAAGCATTAAAGTGATAGGACCGCCGAATGGCATTCCTGAAATTTTCTTGATCTTTTTACCGGCGCGGAGTCCCAGTGCTTCAAGCCTCTGTCCGGCTTCGCCTTCCGGTATGCTTTTGATCCGCGTCCATTCCCCGTCATTTATCTGTAAAAGGTTCATAGCTAAATCCAGCTCCCCGCCAAAATAATCACCGGTCAATGAGTTATCCTTCGCTAACTAATAGTATTATTTAACAGTTAGCGAAGGATGTCAAGGTATGAAAGCAGATTTATACCGGTGTGATTTTTCGATGATTCTGCAACAAAAACGGCCGGATTTGTAGTAGACTAAATCAGATTGTAATGGAGGGAGATGGTTGAAATGAGAAAGTTCGTTTATTGTCTGCTTCTCCTTGCCTGTATCTCTTTTATTACAGCAAGCGCTTCATTCGCTGCGCCGAAACGGATCGCGCTCATGCTTGCGGGTTCTGCGGGTGATAATGCGTATAGTTTAAATGATGCCTGTATAAAGGGACTTAATGAAGTGCAGGACCGTTACAAAAAGAAGATCGCATCCAAAGTATACAATACATATAAGACGCGTGATAACCTTCGCCTGATGCTTGAAAAAGCTGCCGGTGAATCTGATCTCATAATTATACCCGAACCTGCTTATTACGAATATATGCCTGTTATACTCGTAAAATATCCGGATGTGAAATTTGTTGTGTTTGACAAAGTAAATATCCCGGGAGTTAAAGAAGTCCTGTTTCGTGATGAGGAGGGCGGGTTTCTTGCAGGCGCTTTGGCCGCCGCGATGACAAAGCGGGAGGGATCGAGCAGGATAAATCCGGATGGCAAAATAGCCATTCTCCTTGGGAGGGACACTCTCTCTGCACGGCGTTTCCTTAAGGGGTATATTGCAGGTGCCTGGTATATTGACCCGGGAGTAGAAGTTCTTCACGACTACACAAAGGACTTTGGAGATTTTGGCAGGGCTCGCGATCTGGCCATGAAATTCAGGGAGCAGGGAGCGGATGTGATATTCACCGCGGCCGGAGCAGCCGGTACCGGTGCGATAAACGAAGCCGCTACAAGCGGTTACTGGGTAATAGGTTCAGACACTGAACAGGAGGAACTATTTCCGGATGCCGTACTTACAAGCATTGTGAAGCTCAGCGATTCTGTTATGTACAGTATCGTTGAAAAATATATAAACGGTGATCTTGAAGAGAATGAGATTTCTCTCGGGATAGCCGAAAAATGCATTGACATCTCTATCTGGACCAGAACTGCGAAAACGAATGTCCCGCCCGATGTGAGGAATAAAATTGAAGAGATAAGGGATAAGATAGCCAGGAAGCTTATTATAATCAGATAAAATATTAAGGATGGAGTGATGAATAGATGCTGCATTGCGGAATAGTAGGGCTGCCGCTGAGCGGGAAGTCTACCGTATTCAATGTCATAACGAGAGCCGGGGCAGAGGTAAAGCCCTACGCCGGCGGAAAGACTGATCCAAATAAGGCTGTTGTATCGGTTCCTGATAAGCGTTTTGACTGTCTTGTCCGGGTCCATAAACCGCGCAAGGAGACGCCTGCTCAGGTCGAGTTTGTCGACCTTGCCGGGTTGTCCCGCGGGGCAGGAAAGGGAGAGGGGCTCGGCAATGCTTTTCTGTCGTTCGTTGCTGATGCCGATGCGCTTATCCATGTCATCAGATGTTTTGGCAACAGCTCGGTGACCCATCCCGAGGGCAGTATAGACCCGTTGAGGGACTGGGAGATAATAGAGAATGAACTTATCTACAGGGATCTGGCTGTTATTGAAAACCGCCTTGGCAAGCTTCGATCAAAGAAAAAACTTATCCCTGACGAAGAGGCTGAGAAGAAACTTCTTGAGCAGTGCTTCGACTGTCTGATGGATGAAAAGCCGCTCCGAAGCATCAGACTGAAGCCGGAGGAATGGCGTCTGCTTCGCGGGTTCGCGTTTGTTACGTCAAAGCCTGAAATTATCCTGCTTAACCTGGATGAAACGCAGTCAGATGAGACTAAAATACCTTGCTGGGACGGACTGAAAAAACGTGCCGAGGAACAGGGGGTCAAGCTTTGCACTTTGTATGGAAGACTTGAGATGGATATCGCAGAGCTTACGGAAGAAGAGGCAGCTGAATTTACCGAAGGGCTCAATATCACTGAGCCGGGGCGTGAAAGACTGATTGAGGAGGCATACCGTGTGCTTGGACTCATCAGCTTCTTCACTTGCGGCCCGGATGAGGTCCGGGCCTGGACTCTGCACAACGGGGATAACGCTGTTGACGCTGCGGGGGCTATACATTCGGACTTGGCAAGGGGATTTATACGCGCGCAGGTAGTCGCTTATGATGACTACCTGCTGCACAACAACTCCTTTGACGAATGCCGCAAGGCCGGATGCCTGCGCCTGGAGGGCAAAGAGTATATAGTCAAAGACGGAGACATAATAGAGATAAGGTTTAACGTATAGGGGGAGTGCAGATGCTTTTTGAACCATTCGAACTGAAAGATAAAGTCCTTCGCAATCGGGTCGTATCCGCTCCGCTTGCTTCGTCAAGTTCTCTGCCCGACGGGACGCCGTCGGAAAAATCCATCGAGGTATACAAACGTTTTGCAGCTTCCGGTACAGGCCTTGTTGTAGTTGAGCATCATGCCGTACATTTCTGCGGGCGCACAAGGCCGACACAGTTTCTTGCCGACAATGATGAGACTGCGAAGGCGCATGCAAAAATTTCAGGGATCCTGAAAGATAGCGGCGCTGTGGCTATCGTTCAGATAAATCATTGCGGGGCCAATGTCGCCGAAGCCGCCGTGTTTGACGATCCGGAGTACAGGGCGTTCTCACCGTCCGGCGTCCCGATCGGCAGGTGCTGGAACTCTATAAAACAGAAGCCTTATGTGCTGCAGGTTTATGAAATAAAACAGCTTATCGAGGTTTACGTCAATGCCGCTGTGCGCATGGTAAAGCTCGGAGGTTATGACGGAGTTCAGATACACGCGAGTCACGGATATCTGCTCGGACAGTTTTTGAGCCCTCTCACCAATAAGCGCGATGACGAGTATGGCGGAAGCGACGCAAAAAGGGCCAGGTTCCTCTACGAAGTCGCAGATGGAGTGCGTCAGTCGCTGCCGGAGGCGATAGTCTCCGTACGGCTCGGTGCCGCGGACTACTTACCGGGGGAGCCGTCAAAGGGGCTGTCCCTTGACGAGACGGTACCGGTGGCGCGTGAACTTGCAGGGCTTGGCATGGACATGATAGGCATATCAGGCAATATCTGCGGCTATGGGCTTGACAGGACGGATGATGCATACTTTGCACCTTATGCCGCCCGTATCCGTGACGCTATTGGCGGCTCAGTGCCGGTCGAATGCACGGGGGGTATCCGTACCGCGTATGTTGCCGAAAAATTACTCAAAGAGAAGGTATGTGATCTGGTCGGAGTCGGCAGGCTTATGCTCAAGGATCCGGAATTTCTGTCCAAATGGAGGGAGGATCTGGATTGAGGGTCTATATAAGCTCTGACATGGAGGGATCGACCGGCGTAGTCCATCCCTCCCAGGTCGACCGGATGTGTAATGAGTATTCCTTTGGATGTGCCATGCAGCTTCATGACACACTTGCGGCTGCCGTGGCTGCGCTTGAATACGGAGCAGATTCCGTAGTTGTCAACGATTCTCATGCAAGAATGATAAATCTTGATGTCCGCAAGTTTCCGGATGGGGTCGAGGTTATAAGCGGCAGCCCGAAGATATTGGGCATGGTTGAGGGCGTATCGGGAAACGATGTGGCTTTTTTTGTCGGTTATCATGCAATGGCTGGAACCGAGAAGGCGATACTTGATCACACATACCACTCGAAAGTCATATTCGAGCTCAAGGTAAACGGCCGAAAATTTGGCGAGACTGCGCTCAATGCACTTTTTTGCGGGGCACTTGGCGTTCCTGTCGGACTGGTGACCGGTGACAGCGCTGTCTGTCTGGAAGCCTCAAGTATCCTCGGCGCCGAACTTGAGACTTGTGCGGTAAAGGACGGCGTAGGAAGGATAGCAGCGAGAACACTTCCGCCGGAAACAACATCCCTGATGATCAAAAATGCTGTAAAATCAGCCATTGGCAAGGCTGTAAATGGCAGATGCCCGTGCCTTCGGATAGACGCCCCGTATAACATGGAAGTTACGTTCCACACTGCTGCACAGACCGACGCGGCGGGGCTTGTCCCCGGGAGCGAAAGGACCGCAGGCAGGACTCTTGTATTCCGCACTGAAGATGTCTTTGAGCTGCGCCGCTGGTTCTGCTCAGTGATAGACTGTGCGGATCCGATCCCGTTCTGATTGAGATGCGTGCGATAGGCATCGATCTGGGTGGACATAATATATCCGCAGCGCTGGTCGAATTCGGCTGCGGAACTCCGCGTATAGTATCGAGGATCGATATCCCGACGCCTGCAGGGAGAAAACTTGACGATATAATAAATTGTTTGACCGAATTGTCCGTTGAATTGGCCGCAGATTATCCCCTTGATAACGTCGGCATAGGGATGCCGGGTTTTCTTGACAGGGAACGCAATACCGTTGTAAGGCTGACAAACTTCCCAGGACTTACGGATATCAAATTTCCTATGCTGCTCAAAGAGGCTCTGCGGTTGAGGGGACTTTACGCGAAAGTGTCCATGGAGAACGACGCGAACTGCGCGGCTCTGGGAGAAGGGCTTTGCGGCGCAGCGTGCGGCTGCTCGGATTATATTGTCATGACCCTCGGTACGGGCATAGGCACAGGCATAGTCGCAAACGGAGTCCTTTTGGCCGGAGCCCACGGAATGGCAGGGGAATCAGGACACATTGCCGTAATGAACGATAAAACTATATGCGGCTGCGGGGGGATTTCCCACCTTGAGAGCTCGGCATCCGCTGACTGGATAGAAGGATCTGCACGGAATGCCGGACTTCCTGGAGAGTTCAAATATCTCTGGGGATCCAGAGATAATGAAGCAATAGCATCTATTATTGAGCCGGCGCTCGATGCGCTCGCGCGCGGTATAGCCTCGCTCATTGTAACGACGGACCCTGAGGCGATGATCCTAAGCGGAGGCATGAGTCACGCAGACGGTATCGCGGAAGAGCTTACCAAACGCACACTGCCGTATTTATCCGACCCATTCAGGCCATATCTAAATATTATAGTATCCAAACTTGGCAATGACGCGGCGCTGTTTGGTGCTGCGTCACTCAAATCTCTTGAAGATCCGATGCCGTGATCCATATGCGCGTTTCGTGTCCGTTATTCGTGTAAACTGCGAAAATTGTGTCAGACGGCGCGCGATCACACTGTGATTTTTCCATATGCCGTAATTTTCCGCTGTCCGGTTTTATTCCTGTCCGACTTATCATACGTAATTTGAAGGTAATCTCTATTTCTGCATAATGGGCGGTAATTACATGAAACAGCCTCCCGTAAGTCTCTGCAGGTCTTGCGGTCGTGTTCCATCAGCACAATACATAAAAATGTATTGTTGACAAAAAAGTGTATGGTGTGCTATTCTCCATTTACGTGAAATATATCACATTATTTTATGGAGGCTGATTCTGATGGTAAGGATATTGCTGCTGCTAATCGTTGTTATCAACGGGTTATTTGCATTCCGTTTCTTTACGGATTTTATGAAGCACAAAAAGGAAGCATGGGCGGAGCCCGGGAATAATATTTTGCTGGCGGTATGGGGAGCGCTGGTGTTTTTTCTCTCCACGTTCGGGATCTCCGATTTTGCGCTTTCAACCGTTATGTATCGCGTCCGTAAACTTGTGGATGATGCCAAACTTCCAGGCACACTTAATACCCAGTGTGCGATACCCGTTGCGGTGATGGCGCTGTCGTATGTTTCAGCGATCCATGTAGACCAGGTCACTCTTGTCCTTCTGATAGTGTCCCAGATGGTCGGAGCGTATTTCGGACCGCGTTTTGTCGTTAAGATGCCTGTAAATCGCATCCGCACCTTTATGGGTTTTGGACTCCTTCTTGCGGCCTTCTTTGTGATCGCCGGCAAATTCGGACTGATGCCTTCAGGCGGAGAAGCAACAGGACTTTCGGGAGTGAAGCTCGTTCTCGGCATGCTCCTTCTATTGGTATACGGTGCGCTTAACAATGTCGGGATAGGCGCATATGCACCAACAATGGCGACTGTATACGCACTTGGGCTGAACCCTGCAATTGCCTTCCCCGTAATGATGGGCGCGTGTACTTTCTCTGTGCCTATCGGCGGAATGGAATTTATACGCCTGGGGCAGTATGGAAGAAAGATCACCCTGTTCAGCAGCGTATTCGGTATCCTCGGAGTCCTGGCAGCGGTGTTCATCTTCAAAAGTCTTGACACGAGCATGCTGCAGTGGGTCGTTGCAGTTGTTATACTTATAGCGGGAGTAAACCTTCTCCATACAGTATTCACTTCCGGCAGGGAAGCCAAATAGGAAAATAAATAACAAGGGGGTTAAGAAAATGCTGTTTTTATCAAGAGAGGATATACTTTCAGTTTTTTCTATGCGCGATGCCATAGAGGCAGACAAGAGAGCCTTTGTCCTCCACACGCAGGGCAAAGCGAATGTCCCGCTTCGGATAAACCTTGACACTGAGACAAAGGCAGGGCAGTGCATGTTTATGCCTGCATACGTCGGCGGAGATCTTAACATGGCCGGAGTTAAAATAGTCTCCTGTTTTACAGGCAACGCAGCAAAGGGGATCCCTGTTGTGCCGGCCACGGTCGCGCTTATCGACGGAGATACGGGATTGGTTACCGCTATCATAGAGGGGACTACCCTCACGCAGATACGTACAGCCGGGATATCCGGAGCGGCCACAGAGCTTCTTTCGAACCCTGACAGCAAAATAGGCGC
This genomic window from Synergistaceae bacterium contains:
- a CDS encoding ferrous iron transporter B → MSCRDCRLCFEGGKSCPGRDTKSQRILLMGNPNVGKSVFFSHLTGVHALSSNYPGTTVGFTEGKMKYGGTCASLIDVPGAYTLDPTNEAEEIARRILEEGADRVIMVIDATALERNLVLALQVLEHGLPVIVALNMADEARHRGILINIPQLELELGVPIVPTVAVTGQGLGNLVAKLDEARPSHFKPMSKEKRWQVIGEIIDRVQTVTHRHHTMMDKAEDMSARPVIGGLLGLLVLAVGFTAIRFVGEGMISYVTDPIFEKLWLPLLEKLSALLGDGYMRDILIGKLINGSIDFEQSLGVLSTGIYVEFGMVLPYIIAFYAGLSFLEDVGYLPRLAVVFDALLHKFGIHGYAIIPTLLGFGCNVPGILGTRILESERERFIAATLISVGVPCVSIQAMLSATLGKFGLIYIAAVYGVLFCVWLILGRIMHLTLKGYSPELIIEIPPYRLPSMKAWRSKLWFRIKDFFFEATPLVLGGILLVNLLERIGIMDKAARLFSPVFEGFLGLPAAAAVPIVMGLFRKDIAMGLLIPLDLTSTQTLVAVVVLAMTFPCIATFVVLWRELGVRRTLMSTAIMLSAAMATGGMLNFMFFFASKI
- a CDS encoding ferrous iron transport protein A, whose amino-acid sequence is MNLLQINDGEWTRIKSIPEGEAGQRLEALGLRAGKKIKKISGMPFGGPITLMLDGRHFAVAHGIAAQIEVEAPTSAKSDINEKSSIWQRFI
- a CDS encoding BMP family ABC transporter substrate-binding protein, with translation MRKFVYCLLLLACISFITASASFAAPKRIALMLAGSAGDNAYSLNDACIKGLNEVQDRYKKKIASKVYNTYKTRDNLRLMLEKAAGESDLIIIPEPAYYEYMPVILVKYPDVKFVVFDKVNIPGVKEVLFRDEEGGFLAGALAAAMTKREGSSRINPDGKIAILLGRDTLSARRFLKGYIAGAWYIDPGVEVLHDYTKDFGDFGRARDLAMKFREQGADVIFTAAGAAGTGAINEAATSGYWVIGSDTEQEELFPDAVLTSIVKLSDSVMYSIVEKYINGDLEENEISLGIAEKCIDISIWTRTAKTNVPPDVRNKIEEIRDKIARKLIIIR
- the ychF gene encoding redox-regulated ATPase YchF, whose translation is MLHCGIVGLPLSGKSTVFNVITRAGAEVKPYAGGKTDPNKAVVSVPDKRFDCLVRVHKPRKETPAQVEFVDLAGLSRGAGKGEGLGNAFLSFVADADALIHVIRCFGNSSVTHPEGSIDPLRDWEIIENELIYRDLAVIENRLGKLRSKKKLIPDEEAEKKLLEQCFDCLMDEKPLRSIRLKPEEWRLLRGFAFVTSKPEIILLNLDETQSDETKIPCWDGLKKRAEEQGVKLCTLYGRLEMDIAELTEEEAAEFTEGLNITEPGRERLIEEAYRVLGLISFFTCGPDEVRAWTLHNGDNAVDAAGAIHSDLARGFIRAQVVAYDDYLLHNNSFDECRKAGCLRLEGKEYIVKDGDIIEIRFNV
- a CDS encoding NADH:flavin oxidoreductase is translated as MLFEPFELKDKVLRNRVVSAPLASSSSLPDGTPSEKSIEVYKRFAASGTGLVVVEHHAVHFCGRTRPTQFLADNDETAKAHAKISGILKDSGAVAIVQINHCGANVAEAAVFDDPEYRAFSPSGVPIGRCWNSIKQKPYVLQVYEIKQLIEVYVNAAVRMVKLGGYDGVQIHASHGYLLGQFLSPLTNKRDDEYGGSDAKRARFLYEVADGVRQSLPEAIVSVRLGAADYLPGEPSKGLSLDETVPVARELAGLGMDMIGISGNICGYGLDRTDDAYFAPYAARIRDAIGGSVPVECTGGIRTAYVAEKLLKEKVCDLVGVGRLMLKDPEFLSKWREDLD
- a CDS encoding M55 family metallopeptidase; translated protein: MRVYISSDMEGSTGVVHPSQVDRMCNEYSFGCAMQLHDTLAAAVAALEYGADSVVVNDSHARMINLDVRKFPDGVEVISGSPKILGMVEGVSGNDVAFFVGYHAMAGTEKAILDHTYHSKVIFELKVNGRKFGETALNALFCGALGVPVGLVTGDSAVCLEASSILGAELETCAVKDGVGRIAARTLPPETTSLMIKNAVKSAIGKAVNGRCPCLRIDAPYNMEVTFHTAAQTDAAGLVPGSERTAGRTLVFRTEDVFELRRWFCSVIDCADPIPF
- a CDS encoding ROK family protein — translated: MRAIGIDLGGHNISAALVEFGCGTPRIVSRIDIPTPAGRKLDDIINCLTELSVELAADYPLDNVGIGMPGFLDRERNTVVRLTNFPGLTDIKFPMLLKEALRLRGLYAKVSMENDANCAALGEGLCGAACGCSDYIVMTLGTGIGTGIVANGVLLAGAHGMAGESGHIAVMNDKTICGCGGISHLESSASADWIEGSARNAGLPGEFKYLWGSRDNEAIASIIEPALDALARGIASLIVTTDPEAMILSGGMSHADGIAEELTKRTLPYLSDPFRPYLNIIVSKLGNDAALFGAASLKSLEDPMP
- a CDS encoding sulfite exporter TauE/SafE family protein, yielding MVRILLLLIVVINGLFAFRFFTDFMKHKKEAWAEPGNNILLAVWGALVFFLSTFGISDFALSTVMYRVRKLVDDAKLPGTLNTQCAIPVAVMALSYVSAIHVDQVTLVLLIVSQMVGAYFGPRFVVKMPVNRIRTFMGFGLLLAAFFVIAGKFGLMPSGGEATGLSGVKLVLGMLLLLVYGALNNVGIGAYAPTMATVYALGLNPAIAFPVMMGACTFSVPIGGMEFIRLGQYGRKITLFSSVFGILGVLAAVFIFKSLDTSMLQWVVAVVILIAGVNLLHTVFTSGREAK